Below is a window of Fibrobacter sp. UWB10 DNA.
AAACAGTTTGGTCCGATTTTGGCTCATGCGCCGTATACGCTGAATGCCTGCGCTGCAGACGAAGGCCTTAGGCAGTATGCGATTGACGTCATGAAAGACGACCTTTTCCGTATGGACCATTTCCCGGGAGCGATGTACAATTTTCATCCGGGAAGCCACGTCAAGCAGGGGGTCGAGGTGGGAATAGACCTGATTTCGAAAGCCCTGAATCAGATTTTGACGCCGACGCAAAAGACGACGGTACTTTTGGAAACGATGGCCGGGAAGGGCTCCGAGGTGGGGCGCACCTTTGAAGAACTGCGGGCGATTATTGACCGCGTGGAACTTTCGGACAAGCTGGGCGTTTGTTTGGATACTTGCCATGTTTTTGATGGCGGTTACGATATCGTGGACCACTTGGACGATGTTTTGGCCGATTTTGATAAGGCGATTGGTTTAAATCGTTTGCGGGCCATCCATTTGAACGATTCCAAGAACCCGATGGGAAGCCATAAGGATCGTCATGAGGTTCTTGGGGGTGGTTTTATTGGTTTGGACGCTCTATTACGGATTGTAAATCATCCGAAACTTAAAAATTTGCCTTTTTACCTAGAAACACCGAATGAATTACCTGGATATGCCAAGGAAATTGCTATAGTTCGAAAGAGCTCAGGCTAGAGGTGTTTTATGTGCGGTTTCGGCGGTAAACAGATTTGTGTACACGTGAACTAGGGATTGTTCGTATGAATATCTATTCTTATGGTATGAAGATTCCAGTTCGCTATAACCATGTCGGTTACGCTCCTGATTCCGCAAAGATTTTCTTTGTGAACCCCCAGGAGCTTGAACCTAATTGTGGGAGCCTGGAAGCATATAAGTTTCGTGTCATAAGGCATGTGCTCTGTTCTGAATCTTCCGCCGTATGGGAAGGCTCTTTTACCAAGGATTCCTTTGACCATATCGGAACTTGCGAGTATACGGGCGAAAACCTCTGGTCGGGTGATTTTTCAAAAGTTATCGAACCGGGACGCTTTACGATCCAGATTTTGCGTAAGGGTGGAGCCGAAGGCGAAAAACTGCTTTTTGAAACCGAGCCGTTTGAAATTTCGACGGAATGGATTTATCGCCAGCTGTTGGCCAATATCAAGTCTTTTTACTACCAGCGCAGTGGTTTCGATTTGACTGCTGATTTTGCAGGCAAGTGGGCGAGACCTGCTGCACACATGGACGATTGCATTGGGTTCCACCCGAGCATGAACCGCGAAGGAACTTGGAATGCTCATGGTGGCTGGTATGATGCCGGCGATTATGGCAAGTACATTGTGAATGGCGGCGTGTCTGTTGCGACATTGCTGCTTGCTTGCGAATTGATGGAAATTTCTTCAAGCGATAGCCGTGCTTATAAGGCTGTGCATTCGGCGCAACCGATTGTCGGACCCGATGGTCTAAAAATGTACAGCCTGATGGACGAAGTGCGTTTCGAACTTGAATTCTTCTTGCGCATGCAGGATACCGATGGCGGTGTATTCTTCAAGGTGACGCCCGAACATTGGGATGGCTTTGTTTCGCCGAGTGATTCTGACATGTCGCAAAAGCGCATGATTCTTGGAAAGTCTACGACTTCGACTTTGAATTTTGCAGGAGCTTTGGCGGCGGCTTCGCGCGTGTATCGCCAATGCGATACGGCGTTCGCAGAACGCTGCCTGCAAGCCGCGGTAAAGGCCTACAATTGGGCTGTGTCGCGCCCGTTTGTGGATTGGCCGCACAATACCGAAGGCAGTGGCGGTTACGGTGACGAACACGCCGAAGACGAATTTTTCTGGGCCCGCGCTATGCTTTACCGCGAATTGCTGGCCCGCGGCGAAGCCATTGAAGGCGTCTCGGCCGAAAGCTTGCGACCGATTCTTTTAGAAGACATGAAAGTGATTCCGCCTAAGTCTGCTCTGGACTGGCGTGATACACAGAACTTGGGCTGGATAGCGCTTGCCTTGCAGGATACTGACAAGGAATTCCGGCTTTTTGCTCGCACGACGCTGAACATGACAGCCCGTGAAATCATTGATTTGCAACGGAGCGATGCCTATGGCGTTCCGATGCGCAAATTCATTTGGGGCAGTAATGGCGATATTGCAAACCATGCCTTGACGCTTGCGATTGTAAAACGCTGGGCCCCGAGTTTGGGCGGAACATCGCTTGATTTCTGGTGCCGCGAACTGGTGAACTACATTTATGGCCGTAATCCGGTAGACGTGAGCTTTGTAACTGGTTCTGCTTGGAGTTCGCCCAAGGATCCGCATCACCGCTTGAGTCATTCCGATGGCGTTGAAGAACCGATTCCGGGACTTTTGGTGGGTGGCATTAACAGCGACCGCCAAGACATGCATCGCTCGCCGCTTATTGTGCCGCATTATCCGGGCGAACAGTCTGGCCTTTCGTATACAGATGAACGTTGTTCGTTTGCAAGTAACGAAACCGCCATTAACTGGAACGCTCCGCTCACAGCGGTTCTTGCGTTACTTTCCTGCTAATTCCCTTTTAGGGTTATTTGCTAGAATCTTTCTTACTTGCAGTAGAATCGTTCTTGACTGCAGTTGTATCTTTTGCGGTTGTATCTGCAACCGGTTCTGCTTTTTCTTTAACCTTGGGCAATAGCGATTGCAGGTCTACGATAGGATCTTTTTCGTTTTCGTATTCCTTGGCAGACACAATCGGCCTGTAATAGAACGAATCGGCTGCGGTAAGAATCCCTGTCGGGAGCAGATCGAAGTAAGAGGCTGCAAGGGACAACCAGTTGCGCAACCATTCCTTACGAGATTCGCGGCTTGAATACCAAGAGTCTGCGTTGTATTGGTAATGGTGAACGTCGGTTGTCAAGTATATCGGAGTGTCACCCGAAAGTGTTTGGAAAATGCGCTTGACGCGGTGGGTGGCGGCGGCGCCCGTAATGAGCAACACGGTGTCGGCATTGTGCTTTTTGAGCCAGGGAACAATGGTGAATGCTTCGCCAATGGTCGACGGGTCATCATGTCGTGCGATAAAAACGGCGTTGCTATCGAATTGTCCGAGGCGTAAAAAGTCTTCCAGATAGAATTCGGCATTGCTGCGTGTGCGGAGAATGCGACGGCCAAGAATCAGCACGGAGTCCACCTTGCCGCTAGCAACAAGGTCTGCGGCCAAATCGATGCGTTCCATGTCGGCACTTTGACCATCGAGAACGACAGCCCACTTTACATGTTCGAATTCGTCGTCATCGACAAGCCAGTGGCCGCTATGCGTCATAATCATGTAGAATACGATGACCATGAGTACAAATGCTGCAGCGATGGCGCTGTAAATGATTCTCTTTTTTTGAATCTGTTTTTTAGTGGGTAGTTTAGCCAATTTGAGCTCCTTCGGTGCGGTAGAGCGCCGCATTTTCGCCATCGGCGTAATATTTCTTTCGGATTCCGAATAAATTAAATCCGTGTTTTTCGTAGAAGTTGCGGGCCTTGATATTGTTTTCGCGAACTTCTAGAAAACAACAGTCGGACTTGTCTAAATCAAGCTGCGAAAGCCCTGCGTGCAAAAGCTGCGTGCCGATACCCTTGCGCTGTGCCGTTTCGCTTACGGCAATCGATAAGAGCTCGGAATCTGCACCCAGCAAATGAAATACGGCGTAGCCTTCAATGGCGCCTTCGTTTTCGTATACGACCGCGTAGGTGTAGGGCGCTTTGATTTCTTGCTCGTATTGCCGTTCGTTCCAATCTTGGAACGCAAGTTCGCCCTGAATCCTCAGTACGGCAGGAATGTCGGCGGAATTCATTTTGCGAATAGACATTGCGTGTCCTAGGCGGTTCAGTGCAACTTTTCGAAGTACGAGGGCTGAATGTAGTTTGCTTCGAGCATCAAGCTAGGGGTGACCGAATCAAAGAGTTTGGCCCAGGCGCTTAGCGGGCGGCCTTTGTCGAGAACCGTTGTAGCTCCGATTTCTTTGAATACGGCTGTGAGCGTTTCGTCGGCAAGGGCTGCTTCGTCGACCACGACTGTTTTTACAGCGCTTGCTTTGAGGGCGTCGACCACTTGCTTTGTTTCGATAAAGCTTTCGTTATTGGCAAGGCGCAGGTACCAGTAGTCCTTGCGGGCGCGGATAACAACTGCCGCATTTTCGACGGCAGCATTTTCGGATGCGTCGGCAAAGCAGGCGAGGGCTTGCAGCGTAGAAACGCCGTAGAGCTTGCGCTTGCCGCTAAAACTTAAGCCTTCGCAAAAGGCGACTCCCGTGCGCAGTCCGCTGAAAGAGCCCGGGCCGAGCGTGACCATGACTCGCGTGACTTGGTCGAGCGCGGCACCAGCCTTGTCTAGCAGTGCGTCGAGCATGGCCGATGCCGTTTCTCCGCGGGCCGATTCGTCGACGGATTCAAAGTAACGGGGGTCGGCGGCGCCCGATTCAAGGAGCGCCATCGAGATTCCCTTGCGCGAAGTATCTACAAATAAGTCGAAGGTCATGATTAACGCTTGATGTAGAGGCTCTTGTCGATAATCAAGTCAATCAGCTGGCTGTAGGTAATGCCGTTGCAGGCAGCCTGCTGCGGCAAGAGCGACGTGGGAGTCATGCCCGGGAGCGTGTTTGTTTCGATGGCGAACAGCTGCTTGTCCTTGGTAATGCGGACGTCGGTACGGCTGTAGCCGGCACCGCCCAAGGCATAGTGGGCGTTCTTCACGAGTTCCTGAATACGGGCTGTCAAATCGGGATCGAATTCGGCCGGAGTGACTTCCTTGCATTCGCCGTTGTACTTGGCTTCAAAGTCAAAGTATTCGCGGGTGGTCATGCGCATTTCGGTCGGCGGAAGCGGCTTTTCGCCTTCGATGTAGCCACAGCTAGCTTCTTCGCCGGCAATGAACTTTTCGCAGAGCAGGCGGTTGGAATCCTTGAACAAATCCTGGGCGATCTTGCCGGCTTCGTCCAAGTCCTTTGCAATGCCGATACCGATAGAGGAACCACCCAGCGGGTCCTTGATTACCAGCGGGAATCCGAGTTCGTCAGAAACAGATACGAGCGTGTCGCCGGTAAAGTCGTGCTTCCAAATCACGCGGTACGGCGGGGTCGGAATGCCGTTGGCCTTATAGATTTCCTTGGACTTCACCTTGTCCATGGCGAGGGCTGATGCGAGGAGACCGCAACCGGTGTAGGGAATGCCCCAGTTTTCGAGCAAAGCCTGAATGTGGCCGTCTTCGCCCCACTTGCCGTGCAGAGCGAGGAATGCGATGTCTGCATCGGGGAGTTCAGAAAGGGCGGGGTTCTTTTTGCAGTTTGCGGCAGAGCCTTCGAGTCCGCGGAAGTAATTGACCGAGAAATTGTCCTTCTGGTACGGGGAAAGTTCGCGGGAAGACCAGTGCCAGGTGCCGTCTTTGTCGATGAGCACTGGGTGGATGTTGTAACGGTCCGGGTTCATGGCACGAACAACGCCGGTGCCACTGACAACGGAAACATCATGTTCGGTGGACGGGCCACCCATTAAAACCAATACGCGCATACGAGCCATCGTAAACCTCTTTAGTAAAAATCTTTGTGAATAATGTAGTAAAATAGTAGACAGTAGGCGGTAGACGGTGGTTAATGTGAAATGTGAGATGAGTAATTAATAATGAACAATGAATAGCTCATTTCTCATTCCACATCACTCATTCCACATTTTTTAATAAACCAGGTTGCCTGTATTGCAAAAGGTTTGTATTTTGTAGGTATTAGAGAGGTATATGTATGCGAGTATTCGTTACAGGTGGAACAGGGTTCATTGGACATTATGTGGTCAAGGCCCTTTTGGAAAATGGCCACGAAGTCGTCATTGCGACAAGACACCCCAACAAGGTCCCGACCCTCAAGGCAAATCCCCATGTTTCGTTCGTGGAATGCGCCTTGACCGATTTCGATATCATGGCAGAAGGCCTGCAGGGCTGCGACGCCTGCATTCACATTGCACTCGGCTGGGGCGATACCCCGAGCACGATGCTTGCTAACGATACCCGCGCAACGGTGATGCTGCTTGAAAATGCGGCAAAGGCCGGTTGCAAAAAGTTTATTTATACTAGCAGTACCGCGGCAATGGGCCGTATGCGCCCCTCGATGCGCGAAGTGACGAGTAACTTGCCGATGGACCTTTACGGTGCCACCAAGGCCGCTGGCGAAGCCTTTGTGCTTGGCTTTACTCATGGCTACGGAACCCAGTTCCCTGAAGTCAAGATGACCCGCAACATTATTCGCCCGGGTTACACGTTTGGAAACCCTGCTTGGCCCGATGGCTGTTCTCAGCCGGACCGCAGATTCTTCTCGATGGCACAGGCTGTCAAAGAAAACCGCGACATCAATATCATCAAGAATGATGGAACGCAGTTCATTCATGCAAGCCAGCAGGCAAAGCTTTACCTGAGCCTTCTTGAATCCGACAAGAACGAAGAAATCTTCCTCGGTCTTGGTGAAGTTTGGATGAGCTGGAAGGAAATCGCCGAAATGATGGTTTCGATGAAACCTGGTTGCAAGTCCAAAATCATTGAAAGCGACCTTGGCTGGGGTGACGAACCCATGCTCTTTGACGTGAGCAAGATTCAGGAACAGTTCGGGCTCGTCTTTGATGCTCACGAGTTCATGCTCGATCACGTCAAGTGGACTTATAACCAGATTTAATTTAGAATTAGACGGAAATAAAAAAGGCGAGAGCAAATGCTCTCGCTTTTCCTTTTTAACCGCAGCGGGTCTTTGTCGTGTCTATTCCGATGTAATCGGGGTAGTCGTTGTCAAAGCAGGCGGCGCAGTAGTTTTCGCCTTCACCGGTACATTCCTTCATGCCTTCGACGCTCAGGTAGCCGAGGCTTTCGACACCGAGCATCTTGGCGATTTCGGGGGGCGTCATGGAACTTGCGGCAAGTTCGCCTTGGCTTGGGAAATCCATGCCGAAGAAGCACGGGTGTGCCACCGGAGGCGATGCGATGCGGATATGCACTTCTAAGGCGCCGGCATCGCGCAGCATCTTGGAAAGGATCTTGAGCGTGGTGCCGCGCACAATGGAATCTTCCACGACGCAGACGCGCTTGTTCTTGAGCACGCCCTCGATGGGGTTGAACTTGAGCTTGACCTTCTGTTCGCGCACGTTCTGCGTGGGGTCAATGAAGGTTCGGCCCACGTAGTGGTTACGGAGCAAGCCGATTTCAAAGCGGATGCCGCTCGCCTGGGCGTAGCCGAGAGCAGCGGTAGTGGCGCTGTCGGGCACCGAGATGACGATGTCGGCATCCACCGGGCATTCCTTGGCGAGCTGCTTGCCCATTTTGCGGCGGACCTTATCGCAGCTCTGTTCAAAAATCTTGGAATCGGGGCGGCTAAAGTAGATGTATTCGAAAATGCAGTGGGCGAGGCGATCCTTTTGCACGAAGCGTTCGGAATGCAGCCCGTTTTTGGTAATGGTCAGGAATTCGCCTGCCTGAATGTCGCGAATGTAGTGGGCGCCCAGCAAGTCGAAGGCGCAAGTTTCGCTGGCGACGCACCAGGCTTTACCCATGCGGGCAAGCGACAGCGGGCGGAATCCGAATCCGTCGCGGGCGACGTACATGGTGTCTTTGCTAATGAAAACGAGGCAGAAACTGCCGGTAAATTTTGCGACGGCCTTCTTGATGGCATCGCCCAGGTCATCGGCCTGGGTGCGTGCGATTTCATGCAGAAGAATTTCGGAATCGGATGTCGTCTGAAAAATATGACCGTCGGCTTCCATTTCGGCACGGAGCTCGGCGGCGTTAGTGATGTTTCCGTTGTGGGCGACTGCAATCTGGCCCCATTTGCAACTCACCAAAATCGGCTGCGCGTTGGCAAGCGTTGAGGCGCCTGTGGTGCTGTAACGCACGTGGCCAATGCCTGCAAAGCCGTCAAATTCATTGATGTCGTGTTCTCGGAGAAGGGTCGATACAAGTCCCATTGACTTGCGGACGCGAATCTTGTCTCCGTCGGTGACCGCGAATCCGGCACTTTCCTGCCCGCGGTGTTGCAGGGCGTAAAGCCCCATGGTAATATTCCTTACGACAGTGTCGCCATTGTAAATGCCGATCACGCCGCATTCTTCGTGCAATTCGTCGAGCATAACGCCTCTTTGAAATGTATGTCCCCTCTACCTCGAAGGTCACAGCCCACCCGGACGGGTGCAAGCAAGGGAACGGCCGCCCTTGTTAAGCAAAAAATGTGCCATTTTGGCGATTTTGGCTCAAAAACGCCAAATTCCTAAATAAAAAGAAGAAAGGTTTTACAACGGATGTAAAACCTTTCTGTAGAATTTACGTTTTATGTAAAACTGGGCTATGCCATGTCCGTCTTGTCCGATGAGGAATCTAGTCCAGAAAGTGGACCTGCATAACTTGCTTGCAACAAGTTGGCCTGGTTGTTGAGCTTGATTTCTTTCATTTCGGGGGCGCTATAATTTTTCTTTAGTTCTTTGTTCATGGAGTTCTCCTTATTTCTTTAAGACTTTCTTGCCGTAGTAAGCGCCGCGGGCCTGGTGCGTGCCATTCAGCTTGCGGCCCTTAAGATCGTAGTCGCGGTTCATCTTGAATTCGCTGGAACGAGTATTGATGCTCCCGATAGCTGTCGTATGTTCGTTGCCGTTGGTACTTTCGACAATGACCACGTCCATGGTGGCAGGGCGATTCTTTTCCTTGAGTTCTGGAGTGAAAATATCTCTTGTGAATATGAATGCACGGAAGGGGGCGAGTGTGGCTCCGGCACCGACTTTGACAAACTGGCCGGCAGTTTTAAAATCTTCAGTGACTTGATCGTTGAACCCGTAAATATTGTCACTAATAAGATGCTCTGGTGTAAATTCCATGAATTCATCGCTGGCAAGAATAAACCAGATTCCTCTACCGATTGCAGGGGTGAGTGTTTTAGGTGTTTCAGCTATATCTACGGCGCCTTTAATTACGAGGGTTTCAGATTCCATCTGTATGAGGTACGGTCTATAAGCTTCGGTTTTTACTTGGCTGATGTCTTCGGATCCATCTTTTAAGTTTTTAACTTGAACTTCCAATTTTCCGTTGACTTCTTCGACTCCCTGGAAATCGTAGATGTTCTTGACTCCGCTCAGTTGATTCAGGTTGACTGCGAAGGGGAGCATGATTGTGGAGTATCCATTTGCCGAAAGAGGGAACTTTCTTTCGAAAACGACGGAGTCTACGTGTTTCTCTTCGACGTCGCCGACGGATCCGTAGTAGTCGCCGTCGATGAATGCGATTGTTTTTCCGTCTTCGGTGATGTATCGGATGGCGGGATAATCTTTTTTCATCATGAGCGTGTTGTTGTAGGCGTAAAGTTTGTAGTCGCTTGTTTTTGCCACGAGATGGTTGAATATTCCATTGTTGATAGCATCATTGGTGATGTATTCCGATTGTCCGGAAAGAGCAATTTTGGGATTTTTGTCTGTCAAGGACTCTGCGATATCTACGTTGATGAGGGCTTTATCTTTTAATTCGCCTACAATATTGATTTTCTTTCCGTTAGAGAGAACCAGCGCGTTGTAATCGGGAAAATATGGAGTGCCAGAAATATTGATGTCTTCAAAAGCTTCTACAGCATAGTTTGAGTTAGTATTGAATGATCCTCCTGCAAGAGTCACTTTGGATCCTTCTTTTGCGACTATACCTCTGTTGTTTCCGTTGACAGATCCGCTGAATACTTCAACTTTTGAGCCGGAATGAGCGGTTATACCTGTACCATAGGAATAAACACTCCCCCCATCTATTTGAAGGGACCCGTGTAAGTCGATGGCCAGATTTTCCTCCGTAACATTGATTATTCCTGATAGCAGGAAGGCACTGCCGTTATCATTAACGAGAATCGCAGGGATGCCGGTATTAATGTTGAAATCTCCTGCTATTATGCCTCTATTGTTCTCGCTCTTGTTGCTGTCTTCGATGATAAGTGTCCTATCGACACGGAAAATCAATGCTTTTTCTGTAACAAAAAGATTATCTAAATTACGTGATAGCCTGTAGCCGTTGAGATCTAGGCGAATGGTTGCTCCGATGTGAAGGCATCTTGTCAATTTTACGTCTTGGGTTAATATGTAGTCTGTGTTTTTTTGTAGTGACCAACAGCCGTCAAAGGTAGAACGATGTTCAAAATCGTCTTCGCTGGAAACTTTCACCGTTTCGATCGGTTCTATCGGGGGGTCTAGGGCGAATGCTCCAAGGGGTAAAAACAGTAATGTCAGGATTAACTTTGTGATTTTCATATTTCCTCCTTAAAATAATGAAATACGGGTAAAAGTTACAAAAAACTTACCGTTTTGGCTTTGGATAAAGTACTTTTTTTGATTTTTAGAGTAAGGAGGCTTTTAACAGCTCACGACGAGGGCGATAAGGCCTGCGAACATGGCGATTTTCACCAGTTTTTGAGCGTTTCGGTAGTTACGCTTGTTTGCAAAAACGAGAATCGCGATGACGGCGGGAGTAAAGGCGATTCCGGTGATAATCAAGAAGAGCATGGGGTAGTAACCCTGCGCGACAGGCAGCGGTAAAATGGCCCAGGTGAAAAGGCAAATGAGGCCGGCGAGGCGCCTTGCGGTGGGGGCGCCTGCAATCAGCGGGAACGTCATGATGCCTGCCTTGAGGTCGCCGGTTTCGTCTTCCAGGTCCTTGTAGATTTCGCGGGCGGTCGTGAGGAGTATTGCGAACAGCATCGCAGGGTAGAGAAGTCCGATTTTGTTCGAAATTCCAAGCGTCGATTCGATGGATTCCTTGAGGCCCGTGGGGTAGAACAGGCAGAGAATCAGGGGAGTCGCGCAAAGAAAGGCGACCGTCATGTTCTTTAAAAGCGGGATGTGCTTAAGCCACTTGTTGTAGGCGACCAGAAGCGCGCTGAGCAGCACAAAGAAAATGCAAGCCGTGAAGTTCGTCTTGGTCATCAGGCTGTCGGCAAGGCCCGCCGTAACCGTGAGCACAAGAAGAATAATCCACGCCCTCTGCGCCGCCGCCACCGAAACCTTTCCACTCACCAGCGGACGCTCCGGGCGATTCAGACGGTCGCTATCCAAGTCCCAAATGTCGTTCTGGATGTTCGCAAATGCAATCGCAAATGCAAAACCGAGAGCCTGCAAAACAAGCGGAAACCATTCGATACCGCCCGTCGTTGTGGGCAACGCCGAAAGCAGGTAGTAGCCGATCACAAGCGTGACCATTGCAATCACGATGTTCACCGGCCGAGACATTTTAACGAGGGCTAGAAGCATGGTGTGAATATAGAAATATTTGATGAAATGAAATGACTATACAATCACACTGATTCGAAATGCCTAACGGCATTTCAGAAAATAAATAGATTTTGTGTTAACAAAATCGAATTCGTGTGACATTAAACTAAATTTGCTTAGTCCGAATTCATGAGGTTACCGGAGGTCTTCTGTGAAATATTTTGCTGCGCTGTTGCTTTCGGCAGTTTTGTTTGTCGCTTGTAGTGGTGAATCTAGTAGCTCCGCTCCCGATCCAATCGGTGAAATCTCGTCAAGTAGCAATGAGGCCCTTGGTTCCAGTTCCTCGGCAACAGAAAAGAAATCTTCTAGTTCCGTAAGTGGTAAGAATAGTAGCTCGAGTGTGGTTGAATCGAGTAGTAGCGGGCGAAATTCTAGCAGCAGTTCTGCGATTTTGTTTAAACAATGTGAAGAAGGTGATACTGTTATAAGTGAAACGGCTTTTAAAGTGTTTTATTATCGTTGTCAAGATAATGAGTGGGTTCTTGATTCTACGGTGAATGTGGTGAAACCCAAGGTCTATCCGAACATGGATAGCGTGTTTAATCCGGCTGTGACTTATGGCTCGTTTAGGGATCCTCGTGATGGAAAGGTTTACAAGACGGTTCAATACTATATGGAGGTCCAAAGTGGCAACACTACTGTCATTGATTCTTTTACGGTGATGACTCAGAATCTGAATTACGCTGATACGATAATCGATAGTACAACGACTGTTTTTGACGATTCAAAAGTGGAAAAACGTTGTTACAACGATGATCCTTGGTATTGTGACAATTATTTTGGTGGACTTTATACTTGGAGTGAGGCTTTGGGGCTTCCTAAAGTGTGTGATAGTGTCGGTGTTGCTGATAACTCAAAATGCAATGTTAAACTTGGCGACGATGCCAAGGTGCAGGGAGTGTGTCCGGAAGGTTGGCATGTGATGAATGAAGCTGAATGGAAACATTTTGCGTTCCCACGAGACATAGACGTGAGCTATGCATTGTTGTCCCGTGCTGTATGGGAGAACGATAGAAATACGAACTCTAGTGGATTGTCTGTGTTGCCTTATGGGGATGGAACGTATGATTCTCAAAACAGCATGTTTTGGATGGCCCATGAATTTAAAGAAAAACCTAAAATGGGCGGTGCGTTTATGATCAATGGTTTCAGTACTTCTTCAGCGAGCTCAAAATATGGGTCCCTTTACGTCCGTTGCGTAATGGATGAAGGCGACACTTTCATTCAATAAAGTCTTAACAAGAAATCACGTTAGTGATTTCGAATCAGTGTGACAATTATATTGTAAAAATTGCCGTTAGGCATTTCCAATCCGTGTGGCCTTTTTAGCTAGCATCAAAGGAGGTGCCGGATCGGGTCCGGCATGACAATTGGGACGGGGCGTTGCGGGGTGCCCCCGCTAGAGAGGGTGGAGAGCAACGAAGTGCGAACCAGGGAGAGACTTCTCCCTTTTCATTCATCAAAGGAGGTGCCGGGTCCATGCCCGGCATGACAATCGGGCAGGAGGCGTCCCCCTTTTGTTGCTATATTTGCGGTATGCCGTTTTTTACCAAAAGCAATCTTGTGGACTTGCGGGCGGAAGCCGAGCAACTTTCGATTTGCGTGGAGCATTTCTTGTATGCGTCCGAGCGCGTGGTCGAGGGCGACTACAAAACGAAGGGCTTTTACGACAACTGTATCGAAAAATGTAATGGAAGACTCAAGGCGATTCATTTTTTGATGGAGTCCATTCGTCAGGATAGGCCTGTTTCAGAAGAAGAACTCCAGGAAACGCTTCCGGATTTTTTAAATTGCAAGAAAGATGCTAAATAACGAATTCGATGACGAACCGGAACCGCTCCGTCGCGTAAAGCCGACCCGCCGCGATCACCGCAGCAGGCGTATTGACGTGATGCGTGAATTGGAATCGGGCGTGGTAGACGAGCGCCCGGTCAAGGAGCGTTTCAGTCGCGAATTCAAGAATCCCCGTATCAAGAAAATCAAGGACCCGCTCGAAAAGATCGACGAGAAGGATTGCGTCGAGGGCTTGGTGGTCGAAGTGCACCGCCGCACATGCGAAGTGCGCTTGCCGGAAGAAGGGACTGTCACGGCCATGTACCGTGCGAC
It encodes the following:
- a CDS encoding geranylgeranylglycerol-phosphate geranylgeranyltransferase; its protein translation is MLLALVKMSRPVNIVIAMVTLVIGYYLLSALPTTTGGIEWFPLVLQALGFAFAIAFANIQNDIWDLDSDRLNRPERPLVSGKVSVAAAQRAWIILLVLTVTAGLADSLMTKTNFTACIFFVLLSALLVAYNKWLKHIPLLKNMTVAFLCATPLILCLFYPTGLKESIESTLGISNKIGLLYPAMLFAILLTTAREIYKDLEDETGDLKAGIMTFPLIAGAPTARRLAGLICLFTWAILPLPVAQGYYPMLFLIITGIAFTPAVIAILVFANKRNYRNAQKLVKIAMFAGLIALVVSC
- a CDS encoding FISUMP domain-containing protein — encoded protein: MKYFAALLLSAVLFVACSGESSSSAPDPIGEISSSSNEALGSSSSATEKKSSSSVSGKNSSSSVVESSSSGRNSSSSSAILFKQCEEGDTVISETAFKVFYYRCQDNEWVLDSTVNVVKPKVYPNMDSVFNPAVTYGSFRDPRDGKVYKTVQYYMEVQSGNTTVIDSFTVMTQNLNYADTIIDSTTTVFDDSKVEKRCYNDDPWYCDNYFGGLYTWSEALGLPKVCDSVGVADNSKCNVKLGDDAKVQGVCPEGWHVMNEAEWKHFAFPRDIDVSYALLSRAVWENDRNTNSSGLSVLPYGDGTYDSQNSMFWMAHEFKEKPKMGGAFMINGFSTSSASSKYGSLYVRCVMDEGDTFIQ
- the purF gene encoding amidophosphoribosyltransferase, which encodes MLDELHEECGVIGIYNGDTVVRNITMGLYALQHRGQESAGFAVTDGDKIRVRKSMGLVSTLLREHDINEFDGFAGIGHVRYSTTGASTLANAQPILVSCKWGQIAVAHNGNITNAAELRAEMEADGHIFQTTSDSEILLHEIARTQADDLGDAIKKAVAKFTGSFCLVFISKDTMYVARDGFGFRPLSLARMGKAWCVASETCAFDLLGAHYIRDIQAGEFLTITKNGLHSERFVQKDRLAHCIFEYIYFSRPDSKIFEQSCDKVRRKMGKQLAKECPVDADIVISVPDSATTAALGYAQASGIRFEIGLLRNHYVGRTFIDPTQNVREQKVKLKFNPIEGVLKNKRVCVVEDSIVRGTTLKILSKMLRDAGALEVHIRIASPPVAHPCFFGMDFPSQGELAASSMTPPEIAKMLGVESLGYLSVEGMKECTGEGENYCAACFDNDYPDYIGIDTTKTRCG